GCCGTGGGGGCCGGTGCCCGGCGCCTGGTCGCTGCTGACGGCGAGTGCCCACAAATGGGGCGGGCCGCCCGGCGTGGGGCTGCTCGCGGTCCGCAAGGGGACCCGGTTCGCGCCCCAGGGGCCGCGGGACGAGCGGGAGTCGGGCCGCAGCGCGGGCTTCGAGAACATCCCCGCCGTCGTGGCCGCGGCGGCGTCCCTGCGGGCGCTGCGCGCGGGGACGGAGACCGGGGACGAGGCGGCGCGGCTGCGGCGACTGGTGGACCGGATCAGGACACGGGTGCCTCAGCTGGTCCCGGACGTGGAGGTGGTCGGCGATCCGGTGCGCCGCCTCCCCCATCTCGTCACCTTCTCCTGTCTCTATGTCGACGGAGAGGCCCTGCTGCACGAGCTCGACCGGGCGGGCTTCTCGGTGTCGTCCGGGTCGTCGTGCACGTCCAGCACCCTGACGCCGAGCCATGTGCTGCGGGCGATGGGCGTGCTGTCCGAGGGGAATGTACGGGTCTCGCTGCCGTACGGCACGGCCGAGGCGGACGTGGAGCGCTTCTTGGAGGTGCTGCCGCGGGTGGTGCGCGCGGTGCGGGAGCGGCTGGGCGTCCCGGCGGCGGGGGCCGGGGAAGCCGCGGAGGCCGCCGCGCCCGGGGATGCCTCCGAGCCCGCCGAAGCCGCCGAGCCCGCCGGGCTGGTCGTCGACTCGCTGGGCAAGCGCTGCCCCGTCCCGGTCATCGAGCTGGCGAAGGTGATCGGCGAGGTCCCGGTCGGCGGGACGGTGACGGTGCTCTCCGACGACGAGGCCGCCCGGCAGGACATCCCCGCCTGGTGCACCATGCGCGACCAGGAGTACGTGGGCGAGCGGGCGGCCGAGCGCGGCGCCGCGTACGTCGTGCGGCGCCGCGCCTGAAACCGGGCAGATCAGGCCAGGTGCTGCTGGACCTCGGCCGCGGCCTCGTGGCCGTAGGCCTTGGTGAAGCGGTCCATGAAGTGGCTGCGGTGCAGCTCGTACTCCTGGGTGCCGACGGTCTCGATGACCAGCGTCGCCAGCATGCAGCCGACCTGGGCGGCGCGCTCCAGGCCGACGCCCCAGGCCAGACCGGACAGGAAACCGGCCCGGAAGGCGTCGCCGACGCCGGTGGGGTCGGCCTTGGCATTCTCCTCCGGGACGCCGACCTCGATGGTGGGCTCGCCGACCCGCTCGATGCGGACTCCGTTGGCGCCGAGGGTGGTGACGCGGGTGCCGACCTTGGCCAGGATCTCCTCGTCACTCCAGCCGGTCTTGGATTCGATCAGGCCCTTCTCGTACTCGTTGGAGAAGAGGTAGGCCGCGTCCGCCAGGAGGGTGCGGATGGCGTCGCCGTCCATCCGGGCGATCTGCTGGGAGAAGTCGGCGCCGAAGGGGATACCGCGGCTGCGGCACTCCTCGGTGTGCCGGATCATCGCCTCGGGGTCGTCCGCGCCGATCACGACGAGGTCCAGGCCGCCGACCCGCTCGGCCACGTGCTGCAGCTCGATCAGCCGGGCCTCGCTCATCGCGCCGGTGTAGAAGGAGCCGATCTGGTTGTGGTCGGCGTCGGTGGTGCACACGAAGCGCGCGGTGTGCAGCACCTCGGAGATGCGGACGGAGCGGGTGTCGACGCCGTGGCGGTCGAGCCAGGCGCGGTACTCCTCGAAGTCGTTGCCGGCGGCACCGACCAGGATCGGCTCGGTGCCGAGCTGGCCCATGCCGAAGCAGATGTTGGCGGCGACGCCGCCGCGGCGGACGTCGAGCTGGTCGACCAGGAACGAGAGGGAGACCGTATGCAGCTGGTCGGCGACCAACTGATCGGCGAAACGGCCGGGGAAGGTCATCAGGTGGTCGGTGGCGATGGAGCCGGTGACTGCGATACGCACGACGGGTCTGCTCCTGCGGAAGGCGTAGGGGCGGGCTGACGTGGAGCCACGCTACCCGCCGGGGTCGCGTGCCACCCGGTCATCCCGGACACTTGGAATGGCTGAAACTACCCAATAGTAGGTCTTTCTCGTCGCTATATGGCTGCGTACGGTGCCCCTATGACCAAACCTGTGAAAGCCGTCACACCGCGTGAGGGCGTCTCGCCCACCGCGCAGGACCCCGAATCGCTCGACGAGCTGCGCGGCGACTGCGCACGGATGGCGGACCGGTGGCCGACCGGACGGCGGTCCGCGCCCGCGCCGGGGCGCGCCGCGGATCTGCACGGCGTCGAGGTTCCCTCCCGCTCGGCCGCACTCGTGGACGGAATGTCCGAGTACGGCGACTGAAATGTCCGGGTACGGCGGCTGACCGGCCGCCCGGCCGGAACCGTATCCACCCCCGCTCCGTCCCATCGACGTCACCTCACGGAGGATGGCACGTCAGATGTTCAGCGGAGCCGAAGGAGCGATGCGGTGAACACCGAGGGCACCACCGACACCCCGAGCCCCAAGGAGCGCAGGCGGCGCACCCCCATGGTGGTCGCCTCGATGGCCGCGGCGGTACTTCTCGCCGGGGGCGGCGCGGCGTACTGGGTCTCGTCCGCGTCCAGCAGCGAGGGCGCGGGTTCAGCGGCCAAGGGCGACCCGCCACCGCTGGCGCTCGACGGCTACACCGGCGGCGGTTCGATCGCGGCCGGCGAGCCCAATCCCCAGGGCGCGAAGTACCGGGCGGTGAAGAAGCTGCCCGGCGGTCCGGCGTCCGCGCCGGTGTATCGCCCCAAGGGCGAGATCAGCCGCGAGTCGGTGGAACGGCTGGCGAAGGCGCTGGACGTGTCCGGAAAGGTGCGCTCGGAGGGCACCTCCTGGAAGGTCGGCGGGCTGACGCGGGACGCCCGCAGCCCCGTCCTGGAGGTGAAGAAGTCCGGCTCGGGCGCCTGGACGTACTCGCAGTACGGCACGCCGGGCGGCACGAACTGCGCCCTGCCCGCTTCCCCGAAGGGCGGCAAGGGCGGCCAGGACCAGGCCGACGGCGCGGCGCCGTCCGGCCGGCCCGGCTGCCCTTCGTACCGCGGCGGCGGGGACGTCACGACCGAGGACGACAGCAAGGGCGCGGTGTCGCCGGAGAAGGCCGAGAAGGCCGTGCGGCCGGTGCTGAAGGCGCTCGGCCAGGAGAACGCCCGGCTCGACGCGGGCGGGCTCTCCGGCGCGGTGCGGATCGTCAGCGCGAATCCGGTGCTCGGCGGGCTGCCGACGTACGGCTGGCAGAGCGATCTCCAGGTCGGCTCGGACGGCCAGGTCGTCGGCGGCAGCGGCCAGTTGGCGAACCCGGCCAAGGGCGCGGTCTATCCGGTGCTGAACGCCGACAGGACGCTGGACCGGCTGAACGAGGGCGAGGGCCGCACGCCGGCCGGCTGCCCCTCGACGCCCGGTGACAAGGGCGGCAAGGACGACAAGGGGGGCAAGGGCGGCGGGATAGCGCCGTGCGAGCCGGATCCGACGAAGGCGCAGCAGCCGTCGGAGGTGACCGGCGCCGTCTTCGGCCTCTCGGTGCAGTACGTGGACGGCGGGCAGGCGCTGGTGCCGTCGTGGCTGTACAAGGTGCGCCAGCCGGGCACCGGCCCCGGCCCGGACGCCACCTCGACGATCGCGCACCCGGCGGTGAACCCGAAGTACCTGGCCCACCGGGGCGGCGGGTCGCCGAGCGCGACGAAGCCGTCCGGCAAGCCCGGGGCGATGGCCCTGGAGTCGTACGACGTGGGCGACGGCGGCAAGAAGCTGACGGTGCACTTCTGGGGCGGGGTGTGCAGCACCTACTCGGTGAGCGCCGAGGAATCCGGTGCAGCCGTGAAGACCAAGGTCACCGGCAAGGACAAGAAGCCGGGCCAGGTCTGCGTGAAGATCGCCAAGGAGTTCACCAAGACCGTGACGCTGCAGAAGCCGCTGGACGGCCGGAAGGTGGTCGATGTGTCGACCGGGAAGTCCGTGCCCAAGCGGTAAGTCCGTACCCAAGCGGTGAGTCCGCGCCCGCGCGGTGAGTCCGTGCCCGAGCGGTGACCGGACGCGGTGCGGCCGGCCGCGGCGGAGGCGGGAAAACGAAAGGCGGCGCTCCCCCACTCGGGGGGGCGCCGCCTTTCGACGAGCTGCCGTGCTCCTCGGCCGGGGCCCGTACTCCTTGGCCGGAGTCCGTGCTCTTCAGCCGGAGCCCGCACTCCTCAGCTGAAGGAGTCGCCGCAGGCGCAGGAGCCGGTGGCGTTCGGGTTGTCGATCGTGAAGCCCTGCTTCTCGATGGTGTCGACGAAGTCGATGGAGGCACCGCCCAGGTAGGGGGCGCTCATCCGGTCGGTGACGACCTTGACACCGTCGAAGTCCTTGACGACATCGCCGTCGAGCGAACGCTCGTCGAAGAAGAGCTGGTAGCGCAGACCGGAGCAGCCGCCGGGCTGAACGGCCACCCGCAGCGCGAGGTCGTCCCGGCCTTCCTGCTCCAGCAGGCTCTTGACCTTCGACGCGGCCGCGTCGGACAGGATGATGCCGTCGCTGACGGTGGTCTCGTCCTGAACGCTCATCTACATCTCTCCCGGGTTGTACGGACCGCTTGTCATCGGATGCAACCAGCTGCAACCGGCGACGTCCCGGATTAATTCCGGCTGGGCGCGAATTGCCGAGAAGCCGGTTTCCGGACGCCGTCCGGATGAGCCTCTCGCCTTGTTCTCTCCTCATGCTCGCACACCGGCCGCCGGGAACACGTGGCCGACCGCACACGGCGGAGGCCGGGGGTGCTGATGCGTCACATCGACACGATGGCCATCGTCAAAGTGACGTGAAGCGGCTATGATAGATAGCGTCATATAGACGAAAAGGCTCCCGGTGGCCCCACCGGCTCCCACGGATGCGGCTGCGCCGCGCTCATCGAAGAGCTCATCGAAGAAAAGAGAGGGTGCGTGTTGTGACCACCGCCCAGCCCCTGGACGTCCAGCCGACCCCGCTGGCCCTGCTCCTCCTCGGCCGTGAGGCCGACCCGAAGAGCGAGCGCGGTGTGGAGTGCCCCGGCGATCTGCCGGCCCCGTCGGACCCCGACCTCGTCGAGCGCGCCCGCGCGGCCAAGGCGAAGCTCGGGGACAAGGTCTTCGTCCTCGGGCACCACTACCAGCGCGACGAGGTCATCGAGTTCGCCGATGTGACCGGCGACTCCTTCAAGCTCGCGCGGGACGCCGCCGCCCGGCCGGACGCCGAGTACATCGTCTTCTGCGGTGTGCACTTCATGGCGGAGTCCGCGGACATCCTCACCGGCGACGACCAGCAGGTCATCCTCCCCGACCTCGCCGCCGGCTGCTCGATGGCCGACATGGCCACCGCCGAGCAGGTCGCCGAGTGCTGGGATGTGCTCACCGAGGCAGGTATCGCCGAGCAGGTCGTCCCCGTCTCGTACATGAACTCCTCGGCCGACATCAAGGCCTTCACCGGCAAGCACGGTGGCACGATCTGTACGTCCTCCAACGCCAAGCGGGCACTGGACTGGGCGTTCGAACAGGGCGAGCCCGGTGCGACGAAGGTGCTGTTCCTGCCCGACCAGCACCTGGGCCGCAACACCGCCGTCCGCGACATGGGCCTGTCCCTGGACGACTGCGTGGTCTACAACCCGCACAAGCCGAACGGCGGCCTGACCACCGAGGAGCTGCGGGCCGCCAAGATGATCCTGTGGCGCGGGCACTGCTCGGTGCACGGGCGGTTCTCGCTGGACTCGGTGAACGATGTGCGGGAGCGCATCCCCGGCGTGAACGTCCTGGTCCACCCCGAGTGCAAGCACGAGGTCGTGGCGGCGGCGGACTACGTCGGCTCGACGGAGTACATCATCAAGGCCCTGGAGGCCGCCCCGCGCGGCTCGAAGTGGGCCATCGGCACCGAGCTCAACCTGGTCCGCCGGTTGGCCAACCGCTTCGCCGCGGAGGACAAGGAGATCGTCTTCCTCGACAAGACGGTCTGCTTCTGCTCGACGATGAACCGCATCGACCTCCCGCACCTGGTGTGGGCCCTGGAGTCGCTGGCCGCGGGGAAGGTCGTCAACCGTATTCAGGTCGACGACGAGACCGAGAGCTTTGCGAAGCTGGCTCTTGAGCGGATGCTGGCGTTGCCGTAGCGCTTGCGGTGCGGGTGCGTTTTCGGCTTTCCCGCCGTGGGGGCTTCTCGCCGTGGCGCCTGCGGCGGGCCGGGTCCGCTGCGCGGGGCTGGGGTGCGGTGACGGGCCTCCGGGGCAGGGTGTCCGGACTGCTTCGCTTTACGTCCGGACACCCTGCCCCTCCGGCCCGCCCCCTCCCGTGGGGGAGTAAGTGACGGTGGGTGGGGGCGGGCCATTGGTGCCACTTGGTGGCTGGGTGGCTACTCCAGGGTCCAGCGGACCTTGTCGCCGCCCTTGATGGCGGTGTGGCAGGGGCCCTTCTTGATCTTTTCCTCGTTCACGTACGCGTTCCACTTCTTCTTGCCCTCGGCGACGTCGCCGTGGATCTCGGTGACGACGAAATCCTGGGCTTTGGTGTCCCAGCGCGCCTTGACGCCGCCGAGGCCGTACTGTTCGTCGGCGTCGACCAGGGCCGTGAGGGGCGTGGGCGAGAGGCCGTCGGCGGCGCAGTAGAAACCGCCCAGGAGTGTGCGCGGTCCCGTGATGACGAGTCCCACGCTCGCGGTGTAGGGGCCGCCGGTGACGCCGACGCGGACCCGGACGTCTCCCGGGGAAGCGAGGGCGGGCGGTGGCACCGCGAGAGCCAGGGCGAGGCCCAGCCCGAGCGCGATGACGGGGGTGGCCCTGCGGGCCAGCGCGGACGGCACGGTTGCTCACCTTTCGTCGGTCCAGCTCCACCCGCCACGAAACCACCGGCCTCCGGGGTCGGCGAGAGATGCACCGCCAAATGCGTGCCCTGCCGCCCCGTGTGCCGCCAATTGCGTGTACCGTCCGGCCCTCAGACGGATCGTCACGGACCGCTCTGGAGATAGATCTGCTGCCGGCAGGCCCGGCAGCAGGTCCGGCCCTCGCACAATCTGGTCTCGCCGTGGTCGCACGGCTCCGGCAGGCGGTCGCCCCGGCTGACGGCGATCCGTAATACGTCCCGCAGCGCCTGGTGGAGTGCGGCGGCCGTCCGGCACAGCTCCGGGGTATCAGTGCCCCGTACGGCGGGCAGGGGCCCGGTCTCGTCCAGCAGGGCCTCGGCGGCGGCGATCAGGTCGTCCTCGGCCTGGTCGGCCAGCAGGGACAGGGGGCTGTCGGGGTTATCCGTGCTCAGGTAGCACGGGCCACCGTCCGGCCTGGTCCACGGCAGCAGCCGCGGAGGCGAACACCGTGACGGCGAACTCTCGTACATATGACTCGCTTCCTTCACATCGACCCTTCTCACTACCGTGTGTATCGCCATCGCCACACTGTGGGACATGGCCTCAACGCAGGTGTCTCGTCCGCCTGTTGAGCTGGGACGACCGAGAGCTGACGGATATGAAGTTCACGTCGAAGGAACTGACCCCGTACCTGTCCGCACGCCACTTTTTCGGAGCCGAACAGCGCCGCCACCGCGAGCGCGCGAAGCTGTCGCTGGTGCAGTTGGCGGAGATCGTCAACTTCGGCAAGAGCACACTGGCGCGCGTCGAGGCGGCGGAGCTGATGCCACCCCCGGAACTACCCGCCGCACTCGATGCGGCATTCGGCACGGAGGAGCACTTCCACGGCCTGTACCAGCTCGCGAAGAGAGAGGCGCATCCGGATCAGTACCGGCGCTTCATGGACTTCGAGGCACGTGCCGAGGTGATCGAGGTCTTTGAACCGCAGGCCGTGCCTGGGCTGTTGCAGACCATGGAGTACGCCCGCGACTCTCTGGGCTGCCAGGAGGACTTGACCAAGGAACAGGTCGAAGAGCGTGTCAACGCCCGGATGTCCCGTCAGGAGCGTCTGCACTCGGCCGCCCGGCCATACCGATGGGTGATCATCGACGAGGCTGTGCTCCGGCGGCACGCGGGCGGCAGGGAGTGCATGCACAAACAACTGGCTCGACTGCTCGAACAGGTGGATACTCCCGACAGTAAGGTGCAGGTCATGCCGTTCAGCGCGGGTCCGTACCCGCTGATGGGCGGCGCCCTGAATCTGCTGACGCTTCCCGACGGCTCCACCATGGCCTACGAAGAGGGCATCGAGGCCGCGCATCTCCACGAGGGTCCGGAAGCCGTAAAGAAGTGGCGGCGCCGGTACGAGGTGCTGCGTGCAAATGCCCTCTCGCTGGCGGAGTCGGCAGACCTGATCCGAAAGGCAATGGAGGACTACAAGCCATGCGACACACAACCGAGTTGAGCGCGGCTCGCTGGCGCAAAAGCAGCTACAGCAACACCAACGGCGGGAGCTGCGTCGAGATCGCCGAGGGCTTCCCCGGCCTGGTGCCCATACGGGACAGCAAGAACCCGCACGGACCCGCGCTCCTCATCCCCCACGCGGCCTGGGGCACCTTCGTGGAATCCCTCAAGGACCAGGACTAGAGACGCGGTTCGGGCCGTCCCGGCGCGCTGCCGGGACGGGGCCGGTCACAGCGACACGCGCTGCCCCTCGGCGGTGACGGTGATGCGGTAGCGGTCGCGGGGCGGGCTGCCCTGGGAGTGCCAGGTGCGGTAGGCGGATTCGGCCTCGTCCCACAGGCGGCGGGGGCCGTGTTGTTCGATGTCGTACGCCGTGCGGCCGGGGACGTATTCGGCGGTGGCCCATGAGGTGCGGGCGTCGTCGAAGAGCCAGTACGTGGCCTCGTCGCTGCCGTCGTCGGCGTGGCACAGCAGGGGCCAGGCGTCGCGTACCCGGAGGCCGACGGCGAAGCGGGCGTGGGAGTCGTACTCCAGTACCCGGGGGTCGAGCGTGGTCGTGGAGTGGTCGCCCTCCTCGCCGTGGTACCAGTCGCGGATGCGGCCGTAGGAGCGGCGCTGCTGGCGGGCCCACATGAAGGCCGGGCGGCCGGAGAAGCCGCCGGTGGCCCGGCCGTCGCGGACGGTCAGGGTGGCGAACGAGTAGGAGTGGAACGACGAGCCCCACGGGGTGAGGATCGTGCCGCCCGGTGCGGTCTGTTCCACCCAGGCGTAGGGGATGTCGCGGACCGTGCAGGTCGCGATGATCCGGTCGAAGGGGGCCCGCGCGGGGACGCCCGCCAGGCCGTCGCCGCACTCCGTGTGGGGGTGCAGGCCCGCCCGGGCGAGGTTGTCCCGGGCGATGTCGTGCAGGGCCTTGTCGGTCTCGATCGTGGTCGTACGGTCCCCGCCGAGGCGGTGGGCGAGCCAGGCGGCGTAGTAGCCGGTGCCGGTGCCGACCTCCAGGACCGCGTCGCCGTCCCGGACGACCGCGGCCATCGCCAGCATGAGGGAGGGCATGGAGGTCGAGCAGGTGGGGAAGGCCACCTCGCCCGCCGCGCGCCGGCCGTCGTTGTGCTGGGTGATCAGGGGCAGGTCGGCGTAGACCATCCGGCGCCACTCGGCCTCGTCCGCGGAGCGGGAGACCGTGCGGTCGGCCACCTCGAAGGTGTCCGGGACGAAGTGCGCGCGGTCGACGGCGGCGACCGTCGG
This portion of the Streptomyces sp. 2114.4 genome encodes:
- a CDS encoding cysteine desulfurase/sulfurtransferase TusA family protein — encoded protein: MPYFDAASAAPLHPVAREALLASLDEGWADPARLYREGRRARLLLDAAREAAAEAVGCRPDELVFTPSGTQAVHTGISGALAARRRAGRRLLYSAVEHSCVLHAAEVHEAAGGSRTELAVDRTGRVAPGEVAAALGPDTALVALQSANHEVGTAQPVEEVAALCREAAVPLLVDAAQSLPWGPVPGAWSLLTASAHKWGGPPGVGLLAVRKGTRFAPQGPRDERESGRSAGFENIPAVVAAAASLRALRAGTETGDEAARLRRLVDRIRTRVPQLVPDVEVVGDPVRRLPHLVTFSCLYVDGEALLHELDRAGFSVSSGSSCTSSTLTPSHVLRAMGVLSEGNVRVSLPYGTAEADVERFLEVLPRVVRAVRERLGVPAAGAGEAAEAAAPGDASEPAEAAEPAGLVVDSLGKRCPVPVIELAKVIGEVPVGGTVTVLSDDEAARQDIPAWCTMRDQEYVGERAAERGAAYVVRRRA
- a CDS encoding carbohydrate kinase family protein, coding for MRIAVTGSIATDHLMTFPGRFADQLVADQLHTVSLSFLVDQLDVRRGGVAANICFGMGQLGTEPILVGAAGNDFEEYRAWLDRHGVDTRSVRISEVLHTARFVCTTDADHNQIGSFYTGAMSEARLIELQHVAERVGGLDLVVIGADDPEAMIRHTEECRSRGIPFGADFSQQIARMDGDAIRTLLADAAYLFSNEYEKGLIESKTGWSDEEILAKVGTRVTTLGANGVRIERVGEPTIEVGVPEENAKADPTGVGDAFRAGFLSGLAWGVGLERAAQVGCMLATLVIETVGTQEYELHRSHFMDRFTKAYGHEAAAEVQQHLA
- the erpA gene encoding iron-sulfur cluster insertion protein ErpA, whose product is MSVQDETTVSDGIILSDAAASKVKSLLEQEGRDDLALRVAVQPGGCSGLRYQLFFDERSLDGDVVKDFDGVKVVTDRMSAPYLGGASIDFVDTIEKQGFTIDNPNATGSCACGDSFS
- the nadA gene encoding quinolinate synthase NadA — protein: MRVVTTAQPLDVQPTPLALLLLGREADPKSERGVECPGDLPAPSDPDLVERARAAKAKLGDKVFVLGHHYQRDEVIEFADVTGDSFKLARDAAARPDAEYIVFCGVHFMAESADILTGDDQQVILPDLAAGCSMADMATAEQVAECWDVLTEAGIAEQVVPVSYMNSSADIKAFTGKHGGTICTSSNAKRALDWAFEQGEPGATKVLFLPDQHLGRNTAVRDMGLSLDDCVVYNPHKPNGGLTTEELRAAKMILWRGHCSVHGRFSLDSVNDVRERIPGVNVLVHPECKHEVVAAADYVGSTEYIIKALEAAPRGSKWAIGTELNLVRRLANRFAAEDKEIVFLDKTVCFCSTMNRIDLPHLVWALESLAAGKVVNRIQVDDETESFAKLALERMLALP
- a CDS encoding helix-turn-helix transcriptional regulator gives rise to the protein MKFTSKELTPYLSARHFFGAEQRRHRERAKLSLVQLAEIVNFGKSTLARVEAAELMPPPELPAALDAAFGTEEHFHGLYQLAKREAHPDQYRRFMDFEARAEVIEVFEPQAVPGLLQTMEYARDSLGCQEDLTKEQVEERVNARMSRQERLHSAARPYRWVIIDEAVLRRHAGGRECMHKQLARLLEQVDTPDSKVQVMPFSAGPYPLMGGALNLLTLPDGSTMAYEEGIEAAHLHEGPEAVKKWRRRYEVLRANALSLAESADLIRKAMEDYKPCDTQPS
- a CDS encoding DUF397 domain-containing protein, with the translated sequence MRHTTELSAARWRKSSYSNTNGGSCVEIAEGFPGLVPIRDSKNPHGPALLIPHAAWGTFVESLKDQD
- a CDS encoding methyltransferase domain-containing protein yields the protein MSSPGRLVEILHNKGELPPEWAPTVAAVDRAHFVPDTFEVADRTVSRSADEAEWRRMVYADLPLITQHNDGRRAAGEVAFPTCSTSMPSLMLAMAAVVRDGDAVLEVGTGTGYYAAWLAHRLGGDRTTTIETDKALHDIARDNLARAGLHPHTECGDGLAGVPARAPFDRIIATCTVRDIPYAWVEQTAPGGTILTPWGSSFHSYSFATLTVRDGRATGGFSGRPAFMWARQQRRSYGRIRDWYHGEEGDHSTTTLDPRVLEYDSHARFAVGLRVRDAWPLLCHADDGSDEATYWLFDDARTSWATAEYVPGRTAYDIEQHGPRRLWDEAESAYRTWHSQGSPPRDRYRITVTAEGQRVSL